The window GGGGCGGGGGCGGGAGCGGGAGCGGGCGCCGGGGCGGGCTTGGCCGCGACCGGCTTCGCCTCGATCGGCTTCGCTTCGACGGGTTTCGCTTCGACGGGCTTCTGTTCGGCGGGCTTCGCTTCCGGAGCGGCTTCGACGAGGACCGGAGCGACGCCGCCGGCGGCGCCGCCGAGGGCTTCGACGATCGAGTCGGCCATCTTCGTCACGATCAGCTTGACCGAGCGGAGGGCGTCGTCGTTCGCGGGGATGATGTAGTCGACGTCGTCGGGGTCGCAGTTGGTGTCGACGATGCCGAAGACGGGGATGCCGAGCTTGCGGGCTTCGAGGATCGCGTTGGCTTCCTTGCGCGGGTCGATGATGAAGAGCGCCTGCGGGAGGTTCTTCATGTCCTTGATGCCGCCGAGGAACTTCTCGAGACGTTCCATCTCCTTGCGGAGGCCGATGACTTCCTTCTTCGGCAGAACCGCGAAGGTGCCGTCCTTTTCCATCTTGTAGAGGTCCTGCAGACGCTTGATCGACTTCTTGATGGTCTTGAAGTTGGTGAGGGTGCCGCCAAGCCAGCGCTTGTCGACGTAGTACTGGTTGGACCGCTTCGCTTCGTCGCGAACCGGTTCCTGGGACTGCTTCTTGGTACCGACGAACAGGACCTTGCCGTCGTTCTGGACGATGTCGAACATGGCCTTGTAGGCGATGTCGAGGCAGTCGCTGGTCTTCTGCAGGTCGATGATGTGGATCCCGTTGCGCGACGTGAAGATGTACTTGGCCATCTTCGGGTTCCAACGCCGCGTCTGGTGTCCGAAATGCACGCCTGCTTCGAGCAGGCTCTTCATGGAAATGACGCCCATTGCTTTGTGAATCCTCCTGTTTGTTTGATTTTGCCTCCACCGAGGTCAACGCTATCGCCGCCGGAATCATCCGGCTCGGGGCGAATCGCTCG is drawn from Candidatus Izemoplasmatales bacterium and contains these coding sequences:
- the rpsB gene encoding 30S ribosomal protein S2; this encodes MGVISMKSLLEAGVHFGHQTRRWNPKMAKYIFTSRNGIHIIDLQKTSDCLDIAYKAMFDIVQNDGKVLFVGTKKQSQEPVRDEAKRSNQYYVDKRWLGGTLTNFKTIKKSIKRLQDLYKMEKDGTFAVLPKKEVIGLRKEMERLEKFLGGIKDMKNLPQALFIIDPRKEANAILEARKLGIPVFGIVDTNCDPDDVDYIIPANDDALRSVKLIVTKMADSIVEALGGAAGGVAPVLVEAAPEAKPAEQKPVEAKPVEAKPIEAKPVAAKPAPAPAPAPAPAPAPAPAPAEDLAAKTVKELLEIARTRGVTITKEMRKADILAALK